A genomic segment from uncultured Alistipes sp. encodes:
- the rhaD gene encoding rhamnulose-1-phosphate aldolase, giving the protein MESILENRPELARRVAEVAEVAGYLWQKGWAERNGGNITINVTECIDDAVRALPSLSDPIPFGMALPRLKGCYFFCKGTNRRMRDLARRPMENGAVIRILDDGASYEIVADEPVRPTSELASHLAMHEQMLAAGNGYRAAIHTHPIDLVAMTHNPAFLEKDVLTNLLWSMIPETRAFCPKGLGIVPYAMPSSVELARATIEQLKEYDVVMWEKHGVCAVGPDVMEAFDQIDVLSKSAQIYLTAKSMGFEPTGTTPEQMDELKRAFNL; this is encoded by the coding sequence ATGGAATCCATACTCGAAAACCGTCCGGAACTGGCCCGCCGGGTAGCCGAAGTGGCCGAGGTAGCCGGATACCTCTGGCAAAAGGGGTGGGCCGAGCGCAACGGCGGCAACATCACGATCAACGTCACGGAGTGCATCGACGATGCGGTCCGCGCCCTGCCGTCCCTCAGCGACCCGATTCCGTTCGGCATGGCCCTGCCCCGGCTCAAGGGGTGCTACTTCTTCTGCAAGGGGACGAACCGCCGGATGCGCGACCTGGCCCGCCGCCCGATGGAGAACGGCGCGGTGATCCGCATCCTCGACGACGGAGCCTCGTACGAAATCGTGGCCGATGAGCCCGTGCGCCCGACCTCCGAACTGGCGTCGCACCTGGCCATGCACGAGCAGATGCTCGCCGCAGGGAACGGCTACCGTGCGGCGATCCACACCCATCCGATCGACCTCGTGGCGATGACCCACAACCCGGCTTTTCTCGAAAAGGATGTGCTGACCAACCTCCTGTGGTCGATGATCCCCGAGACGCGGGCCTTCTGCCCCAAGGGGCTCGGAATCGTCCCCTACGCCATGCCGTCGTCCGTGGAGCTGGCCCGGGCAACGATCGAGCAGTTGAAGGAGTACGACGTGGTGATGTGGGAGAAGCACGGCGTCTGCGCCGTGGGGCCCGACGTCATGGAGGCCTTCGACCAGATCGACGTCCTCTCGAAATCGGCCCAGATCTACCTCACGGCCAAGTCCATGGGATTCGAACCCACGGGAACGACTCCCGAGCAGATGGACGAACTCAAACGCGCCTTCAACCTCTGA
- the rhaT gene encoding L-rhamnose/proton symporter RhaT: MEIFIGLLIIALGSFGQSSSYVPINRVREWSWENFWMVQGIFAWLLFPLLGALIAVPEGSSLFALLGHGGALRAIVYGALWGVGGLTFGLSMRYLGVALGQSISLGTCSAFGTLLPALFAGTDLLHGPGLILLVGVGITLAGIAVIGYAGSLRAATMSDEEKRAAIRDFALTKGLVVALLAGVMSACFALGLDAGAPIRAAAAAQGVAPLFAGLPVILLVTTGGFVTNAAYCLYQNVRNHTAGEYLRVSRSTLANNLLFCALAGVLWYSQFFGLETGKSFLSGSPVLTAFSWSILMSLNVLFSNLWGLLLKEWKGSSARTLATLTAGLVLLLFSIFFPSLFQ, translated from the coding sequence ATGGAGATCTTTATCGGTTTGCTGATCATTGCCCTCGGTTCGTTCGGGCAGTCGAGCTCCTACGTGCCGATCAACCGCGTGCGCGAATGGAGCTGGGAGAACTTCTGGATGGTGCAGGGCATCTTCGCATGGCTTCTCTTCCCGCTGCTCGGGGCCCTGATCGCCGTACCCGAGGGGAGTTCGCTCTTCGCCCTGCTGGGCCATGGCGGCGCCCTCCGGGCCATTGTCTACGGCGCGCTGTGGGGCGTCGGCGGCCTGACGTTCGGGCTCTCGATGCGCTACCTCGGCGTGGCGCTCGGGCAGTCGATCTCGCTCGGGACCTGTTCGGCCTTCGGCACGCTGCTCCCGGCCCTCTTCGCCGGAACGGACCTGCTGCACGGCCCCGGGCTCATCCTCCTGGTCGGCGTCGGCATCACACTGGCGGGCATCGCCGTGATCGGCTACGCCGGGTCGCTGCGCGCCGCCACGATGAGCGACGAAGAGAAACGCGCCGCCATCCGCGATTTCGCCCTCACGAAAGGGCTCGTCGTGGCCCTGCTGGCCGGTGTGATGAGCGCCTGCTTCGCCCTGGGGCTCGACGCCGGAGCGCCGATCAGGGCCGCGGCCGCCGCACAGGGCGTCGCACCGCTCTTCGCCGGGCTGCCCGTCATCCTGCTCGTCACCACCGGCGGGTTCGTCACCAACGCCGCCTACTGCCTCTACCAGAACGTGCGCAACCACACCGCCGGAGAGTATCTCCGCGTCAGCCGCTCCACGCTGGCCAACAACCTGCTGTTCTGCGCCCTGGCAGGCGTACTCTGGTACTCGCAGTTCTTCGGACTGGAGACGGGCAAGAGTTTCCTCTCCGGATCGCCCGTGCTCACGGCCTTCTCGTGGAGCATCCTCATGTCGCTGAACGTCCTCTTCTCGAACCTTTGGGGCCTTCTGCTCAAGGAGTGGAAGGGATCCAGCGCCCGCACGCTGGCGACACTCACCGCAGGACTTGTCCTGTTGCTTTTCTCGATATTTTTCCCATCTTTGTTCCAATAA
- a CDS encoding DUF4465 domain-containing protein: MKRFLFVSAIVLMDMLAFVGCANDDNGNDSVPATAVVLDVTEKDLVMGETLQLTATPAPADTTDPVVWSSDKETVATVSETGLVTAVAPGTAVVKAVCGSVSATCTVQVTEPAAEYDIISFEEEEGMMDFVGSAVELGDIEVVGGSAAGTQHHVFWAKPYAAEYGDPDGIMGLELDCLLFSSADENVWFGSYYCDCTGWGSQMDTWGGFVLSQNCNTTATSHDYANQFSVYAESGANSGKTFAVAYCNGMMGGAYSAPVIEFSKTPRTVAYLYMAPSTMLDSYYKYDLTAARDRTFGFRITGSLNGESTGTVDVTLVKNSTVEAGWVKVDLSALGQVDKLAFAPEGINPNVDFDPVYFCLDEIALVKE, from the coding sequence ATGAAACGATTTCTATTTGTTTCGGCCATTGTGCTGATGGACATGCTGGCTTTTGTCGGCTGTGCAAATGATGACAACGGGAATGATTCGGTTCCGGCGACAGCTGTCGTGCTGGATGTCACGGAAAAGGACCTTGTGATGGGGGAGACCCTCCAACTGACGGCGACGCCCGCTCCGGCCGATACGACGGATCCGGTGGTGTGGAGCTCGGACAAGGAGACCGTGGCCACGGTTTCGGAAACGGGACTGGTGACGGCCGTAGCGCCGGGTACGGCGGTTGTCAAGGCGGTTTGCGGCAGCGTGTCGGCGACCTGCACCGTACAGGTTACCGAGCCCGCTGCGGAGTATGACATCATCTCCTTCGAGGAGGAAGAGGGTATGATGGACTTCGTGGGCAGTGCCGTCGAATTGGGCGATATAGAGGTGGTCGGTGGAAGCGCTGCCGGGACCCAACACCATGTTTTCTGGGCAAAACCCTATGCGGCCGAGTACGGTGACCCCGATGGAATCATGGGGTTGGAACTCGACTGTCTGCTCTTCTCTTCCGCCGATGAGAATGTCTGGTTCGGCTCTTATTATTGTGACTGTACCGGATGGGGCTCCCAGATGGATACGTGGGGCGGCTTCGTGCTGTCGCAGAACTGCAATACGACGGCAACCTCGCACGATTACGCCAATCAGTTCTCCGTGTACGCCGAATCGGGCGCCAATTCGGGCAAGACCTTCGCCGTGGCCTACTGCAACGGCATGATGGGCGGGGCATACTCCGCGCCGGTCATTGAATTCTCCAAAACACCCCGCACGGTGGCCTATCTGTACATGGCTCCCTCGACGATGCTCGATTCCTATTATAAATACGATCTTACGGCCGCCAGGGACCGCACGTTCGGGTTCCGGATCACCGGGTCGCTGAACGGAGAATCGACCGGTACGGTGGATGTGACGCTGGTGAAGAACAGCACGGTCGAGGCCGGATGGGTCAAGGTCGATCTCTCGGCGCTGGGACAGGTCGACAAACTGGCCTTCGCGCCCGAAGGCATCAATCCCAACGTGGATTTCGATCCGGTTTACTTCTGCCTGGATGAGATCGCGCTGGTGAAAGAGTAA
- a CDS encoding ROK family transcriptional regulator: MTSLTEFFNKHEDEALKGISHKNSIIKRNIIAHMAVNGECTLSELTKELHISVPTITKLVQELVDENIVSDLGKVETPGGRRPNIFGLANSAIYFAGVNVGRDNMRFLITDLQNNIIKEENDFTFELIDRPQCIERICSNIENFIANCGIDRAKILGLGVCMTGRVNPATGRSYKYFTSSEQSLRDILEDRVGIRVLLENDTRARCYAEYTCGKSKEESNVLYLHMGRGVAIGIVVDGQLYYGKSGFAGEFGHIPFFDNEIICSCGKKGCLETEVSGIAIEDKMCHLIEKGVNTILKEKYDQQKSIHIDDIIQAAKNDDNLSIELIEEAGEKVGKAVAFLINTFNPETVIVGGNLAAAGDYIMLPLKSATNKYSLNLVYKDTKFRVSKMSENANAWGVAMLIRNKVIGL; this comes from the coding sequence ATGACATCACTCACCGAATTTTTCAACAAACACGAAGACGAAGCCCTGAAGGGTATTTCCCACAAAAACAGCATCATCAAGCGCAACATCATCGCACACATGGCCGTCAACGGCGAGTGCACGCTCTCGGAACTGACCAAAGAGCTGCATATCAGCGTCCCGACGATCACCAAACTGGTCCAGGAACTGGTCGACGAGAACATCGTCTCGGATCTGGGCAAGGTCGAAACCCCGGGCGGACGCCGCCCGAACATCTTCGGACTGGCCAATTCGGCCATCTACTTCGCCGGGGTGAATGTCGGACGCGACAACATGCGCTTCCTGATCACCGACCTGCAGAACAATATCATCAAGGAGGAGAACGACTTCACGTTCGAACTCATCGACCGCCCGCAGTGCATCGAACGCATCTGCTCGAATATCGAAAACTTCATCGCCAACTGCGGCATCGACCGCGCGAAGATCCTCGGCCTGGGCGTCTGCATGACGGGCCGCGTGAACCCCGCCACAGGCCGCAGCTACAAATACTTCACGTCGAGCGAACAGTCGCTGCGCGACATCCTCGAAGATCGTGTCGGCATCCGCGTGCTGCTGGAAAACGACACCCGGGCCCGCTGCTATGCCGAGTACACGTGCGGCAAATCGAAGGAGGAGAGCAACGTCCTCTACCTGCACATGGGCCGCGGCGTGGCCATCGGCATCGTGGTCGACGGACAGCTCTACTACGGCAAGAGCGGATTCGCGGGTGAATTCGGGCACATTCCGTTCTTCGACAACGAGATCATCTGCTCGTGCGGCAAGAAGGGGTGCCTGGAGACCGAAGTCTCGGGTATCGCCATCGAAGACAAGATGTGCCACCTGATCGAGAAGGGCGTCAACACGATCCTCAAGGAAAAGTACGACCAGCAGAAGAGCATCCACATCGACGACATCATCCAGGCGGCGAAAAACGACGACAACCTCTCGATCGAACTGATCGAGGAGGCGGGCGAGAAGGTCGGCAAGGCCGTGGCCTTCCTGATCAACACGTTCAACCCCGAGACGGTGATCGTGGGCGGCAACCTCGCGGCGGCGGGCGACTACATCATGCTGCCGCTGAAGTCCGCGACGAACAAATACTCGCTCAACCTGGTCTACAAGGACACGAAGTTCCGCGTTTCGAAGATGAGCGAGAATGCGAACGCCTGGGGCGTGGCGATGCTGATCCGCAACAAAGTGATCGGGCTGTGA
- a CDS encoding rhamnulokinase family protein: protein MQPKHFIAFDLGATSGRTILGSLRDGELALKELTRFPNAVLRLGSHYHWNIFSLYEHLREGLRAAAREGVGITSVGIDTWGVDFAFVGQDGSLLGLPYAYRDPHTDGIPEAYFSEVLSREEVYAATGIQIMNFNSLYQLYALQREHSSQLAAARRLLFMPDALSYLLTGEMITEYTIASTSQLLNPRTKRIEGRLLERMGLSPELFPPIVLPGHRIGTLRPELATECGLPTLPVIAVAGHDTASAVAAVPAEDERFAYLSSGTWSLMGIEVPDPVIDERTFACNFTNEGGVEGTTRLLKNITGMWILEQCLKRWKAEGRDYSYPEIVRMASEATSFAAMIDPDDASFAAPGDMPAAIRAYCTRTGQQPPADDRAMIRTIFESLALKYRLVLGRFQRIAPFPIERLHVIGGGSKNALLNQFTADSIGLPVVAGPSEATAVGNLMIQARAAGCVTTLREMRALIARRIPTERFTPHHDAAWDEAYDRFRRITNNPE, encoded by the coding sequence ATGCAACCCAAACACTTCATCGCCTTCGACCTCGGGGCCACCAGCGGCCGGACGATCCTCGGCTCGCTCCGCGACGGGGAGCTCGCCCTCAAGGAGCTGACCCGCTTCCCGAACGCCGTGCTCCGCCTCGGCAGCCACTACCACTGGAACATCTTCTCGCTCTACGAACACCTGCGCGAAGGCCTCCGCGCCGCTGCCCGCGAAGGGGTCGGAATCACGTCGGTCGGCATCGACACCTGGGGTGTAGACTTCGCCTTCGTCGGACAAGACGGCAGCCTCCTGGGGCTCCCCTACGCCTACCGCGACCCCCACACCGACGGAATCCCCGAAGCCTACTTCTCCGAAGTGCTCTCCCGCGAGGAGGTCTATGCCGCAACGGGCATCCAGATCATGAACTTCAACTCGCTCTACCAGCTCTACGCCCTGCAGCGCGAACATTCGTCGCAACTGGCAGCCGCCCGTCGGCTGCTCTTCATGCCCGACGCACTGTCGTACCTGCTCACCGGCGAGATGATCACCGAGTACACCATCGCGTCGACCTCCCAGCTGCTGAACCCCCGCACGAAGCGCATCGAAGGGCGGCTGCTGGAGCGGATGGGGCTTTCGCCGGAGCTCTTCCCGCCGATCGTCCTGCCCGGACACCGGATCGGGACCCTGCGCCCCGAACTGGCCACCGAATGCGGTCTGCCGACGCTGCCCGTCATCGCCGTAGCGGGGCACGACACCGCCTCGGCCGTCGCCGCCGTCCCGGCCGAAGACGAACGCTTCGCCTACCTCTCGTCGGGAACCTGGTCGCTGATGGGCATCGAGGTTCCCGACCCGGTGATCGACGAACGGACCTTCGCCTGCAACTTCACCAACGAAGGGGGCGTGGAGGGGACAACGCGCCTGCTGAAAAACATTACCGGCATGTGGATTCTCGAACAATGTCTGAAACGCTGGAAGGCCGAAGGCCGCGACTACTCCTACCCGGAGATCGTGCGCATGGCCTCGGAAGCGACCTCCTTCGCCGCGATGATCGACCCCGACGACGCCTCGTTCGCCGCCCCGGGCGACATGCCCGCCGCGATCCGCGCCTACTGCACCCGGACGGGACAGCAACCGCCCGCCGACGACCGCGCGATGATCCGCACGATCTTCGAGAGCCTGGCCCTCAAGTATCGGCTGGTCCTCGGACGCTTCCAGCGGATCGCACCCTTCCCCATCGAGCGGCTGCACGTCATCGGAGGCGGTTCGAAAAACGCCCTGTTGAATCAATTTACGGCCGATTCGATCGGGCTTCCGGTCGTGGCCGGGCCTTCGGAGGCTACGGCCGTGGGCAACCTCATGATTCAGGCCCGGGCTGCGGGGTGCGTCACGACGCTGCGCGAGATGCGTGCGCTTATCGCCCGCCGCATCCCCACCGAGCGGTTCACCCCGCATCACGACGCGGCCTGGGACGAGGCCTATGACCGTTTCCGGCGCATCACGAACAACCCCGAATAA
- the fabD gene encoding ACP S-malonyltransferase, protein MKHAYVFPGQGAQAVGMGKDLYDNVPEAKELFEKANEILGFRITDIMFAGTDDELKQTKVTQPAVFLHSVIMAKALGVKPDAVAGHSLGEFSALVVAGALSFEDGLKLVSKRAMAMQAACEARPGTMAAILGLEDKVVEEICASVDGVVVAANYNCPGQLVISGAVEAVEAACEKAKAAGARRALRLPVGGAFHSPLMEPAKQELEKAIHEAPFQTPTCPIYQNVDAKPYTDPAAIKANLIAQLTAPVRWTYIVKNMLADGVTEFTELGPGTVLQGLIRKVDANAAVESKSTL, encoded by the coding sequence ATGAAGCACGCTTACGTGTTCCCGGGCCAGGGCGCCCAGGCCGTCGGGATGGGCAAGGACCTCTACGACAACGTTCCCGAAGCAAAGGAACTCTTCGAGAAAGCAAACGAGATACTCGGATTCCGCATCACGGACATCATGTTCGCCGGAACGGACGACGAACTCAAGCAGACGAAGGTCACCCAACCGGCCGTTTTCCTCCACTCGGTGATCATGGCCAAGGCCCTCGGCGTAAAACCCGATGCCGTTGCCGGACACTCGCTGGGTGAATTCTCGGCGCTGGTCGTTGCCGGAGCCCTCTCGTTCGAGGACGGTCTGAAACTCGTCTCGAAACGTGCCATGGCCATGCAGGCCGCCTGCGAGGCCCGGCCCGGCACGATGGCCGCCATTCTCGGACTGGAAGACAAAGTCGTCGAGGAGATCTGCGCCTCGGTCGACGGCGTGGTCGTAGCCGCCAACTACAACTGCCCGGGACAGCTGGTGATCTCGGGAGCCGTGGAGGCCGTAGAGGCCGCCTGTGAGAAGGCCAAGGCAGCCGGAGCACGCCGTGCCCTGCGTCTGCCGGTCGGCGGGGCGTTCCACTCGCCGCTGATGGAGCCCGCCAAGCAGGAGCTCGAAAAGGCCATCCACGAGGCTCCGTTCCAGACCCCCACGTGCCCGATCTACCAGAACGTCGACGCCAAACCCTACACCGATCCCGCCGCCATCAAGGCCAACCTGATCGCCCAGTTGACGGCTCCGGTGCGCTGGACCTATATCGTCAAGAACATGCTGGCCGACGGCGTGACGGAGTTCACCGAGCTCGGTCCCGGCACGGTGCTCCAGGGTCTGATCCGCAAAGTCGACGCCAACGCTGCGGTCGAGTCGAAATCGACGCTGTAA
- a CDS encoding L-rhamnose isomerase, with protein sequence MKQEQITRAYEIARERYASIGVDTEKALAALQGISLSLHCWQADDVTGFENLGGELSGGIQTTGNYPGKARNIDELRADILKAKSLIPGRHRLSLHEIYGEFGGQFVDRDQVEPRHFQGWIDWAKANDMKLDFNSTSFSHPKSGDLSLANPDPAIREFWIEHTRRCRAIAEEMGKAQGDPSIMNIWVHDGSKDLTVNRMKYRELLRDSLDRIFETEYAHMKDCIESKVFGIGLESYTVGSNDFYIGYGTSRGKIVTLDTGHFHPTESVADKISSLLLFTPEVMLHVSRPVRWDSDHVTILNDDTLELCKEIVRCDALDRVHIGLDYFDASINRIGAYVIGSRATQKALMQALLEPLAQLRAYEANGQGFERLALLEESKSLPWNAVWDEFCRRNDVPVGEAFIADVQQYERDVTSKRG encoded by the coding sequence ATGAAACAGGAACAGATCACACGTGCTTATGAGATCGCCCGGGAGCGCTATGCGTCCATCGGCGTAGATACGGAAAAGGCCCTTGCGGCGCTGCAAGGCATCTCACTGTCGCTCCACTGCTGGCAGGCCGACGACGTGACGGGGTTCGAGAATTTGGGCGGGGAGCTCTCGGGAGGCATCCAGACCACGGGCAACTACCCGGGCAAGGCGCGCAACATCGACGAACTGCGCGCCGACATCCTCAAGGCCAAGTCGCTCATCCCGGGCAGGCACCGCCTGAGCCTCCACGAAATCTACGGCGAGTTCGGCGGCCAGTTCGTTGACCGCGACCAGGTCGAGCCGCGCCACTTCCAGGGCTGGATCGACTGGGCGAAGGCCAACGACATGAAGCTGGACTTCAACTCCACATCGTTCTCGCACCCCAAGTCGGGCGACCTTTCGCTGGCGAACCCCGACCCGGCAATCCGCGAATTCTGGATCGAGCACACGCGCCGCTGCCGGGCCATCGCCGAGGAGATGGGCAAGGCGCAGGGCGACCCCTCGATCATGAACATCTGGGTGCACGACGGCTCGAAGGACCTCACGGTCAACCGCATGAAATACCGCGAACTGCTGCGCGACTCGCTGGACCGCATCTTCGAGACGGAGTACGCCCACATGAAGGACTGCATCGAGTCGAAGGTCTTCGGCATCGGGCTGGAGAGCTACACCGTCGGCTCGAACGACTTCTACATCGGCTACGGCACCTCGCGCGGCAAGATCGTCACGCTCGACACGGGACACTTCCACCCCACGGAGTCCGTAGCGGACAAGATTTCGTCGCTGCTGCTCTTCACCCCGGAGGTGATGCTGCACGTCTCGCGCCCGGTACGCTGGGATTCGGACCACGTGACGATCCTCAACGACGACACGCTGGAGCTCTGCAAGGAGATCGTGCGTTGCGACGCCCTCGACCGCGTACACATCGGCCTGGACTATTTCGACGCCTCGATCAACCGCATCGGCGCCTACGTCATCGGTTCGCGGGCCACGCAGAAGGCCTTGATGCAGGCTTTGCTCGAACCCCTCGCCCAACTCCGTGCATACGAGGCCAACGGACAGGGTTTCGAACGCCTGGCCCTGCTCGAAGAGTCGAAATCGCTGCCCTGGAACGCCGTCTGGGACGAGTTCTGCCGCCGCAACGACGTGCCCGTCGGCGAGGCATTCATCGCCGACGTCCAGCAGTACGAACGCGACGTAACCTCCAAACGCGGATAG
- a CDS encoding AraC family transcriptional regulator, which yields MLGKAVCWRATSCSTSPPGGGVFYGRRRERTVIGAGDMILLRPNRWHSYMPDRETGWHEYWIGFRGPNVDARFRNDFFADDLEIFRVGVREEMVDLYDKAREVAEDERSSYQQYLAGIANLLLGMAMYYHANHQFVSQEVVGQIDRARRIMREEYSTGISPGEVARRVNMSYSWFRKMFRDYTNLSPARYMQQLRLQEACRLLSGTSLSIKEIAFRVNCVDASYFSNLFRRHLRMTPVEYRNRFGVGREPSEAVAVDEVPET from the coding sequence ATGTTGGGAAAGGCCGTGTGCTGGAGAGCTACCAGCTGCTCTACATCACCTCCGGGCGGGGGGGTCTTCTACGGGCGTCGGCGCGAACGCACCGTGATCGGGGCCGGGGACATGATCCTCCTGCGCCCCAACCGCTGGCACAGTTACATGCCCGACCGCGAAACGGGATGGCACGAGTACTGGATCGGATTCCGGGGTCCGAACGTCGACGCGCGGTTCCGCAACGACTTCTTCGCCGACGACCTCGAAATCTTCCGTGTCGGAGTCCGCGAGGAGATGGTCGACCTCTACGACAAGGCCCGCGAGGTGGCCGAGGACGAACGCTCCTCCTATCAGCAGTATCTGGCCGGGATTGCCAACCTGTTGTTGGGCATGGCGATGTACTACCATGCGAACCATCAGTTCGTATCGCAGGAGGTCGTCGGGCAGATCGACCGCGCCCGGCGGATCATGCGCGAGGAGTATTCGACCGGCATCTCCCCCGGGGAGGTCGCCCGGCGCGTGAACATGAGCTATTCGTGGTTCCGGAAGATGTTCCGCGACTACACGAACCTCTCCCCGGCCCGCTACATGCAGCAGCTCCGGCTGCAGGAGGCCTGCCGCCTGCTGTCAGGGACCTCGCTGAGCATCAAGGAGATCGCTTTCCGGGTCAACTGCGTCGATGCCTCCTATTTCTCGAATCTCTTCCGCCGCCACCTGCGCATGACGCCCGTCGAGTACCGCAACCGTTTCGGGGTCGGACGCGAACCCTCCGAGGCGGTGGCGGTGGACGAAGTTCCCGAAACGTGA
- a CDS encoding DUF4465 domain-containing protein, whose amino-acid sequence MKLNMKLLSRFFLATLCVASVAACSDDDEGEPAPEYDVISFEPSEHMVDVNGEEIALKSVTMSLYEGAGYADFTFASIYCGKEYATTENHDGPLFMTADGSVEFLSYYASGFDYWNGIALAAMPDMQPAASAPKQQFSVWAEGGANNTPTYAVCYDSNTPSEGYPAGMSKSGYPTFTLAQPRVVDHLYIANSTYVYNWFQGEEGDLFQVKITGWNGDTEVGSTTETLISGSTKLAGWRKVNLASLGAVDKLVFKVAGIDITQDPSYFCIDEVALVKE is encoded by the coding sequence ATGAAATTGAATATGAAACTCTTGTCTCGCTTTTTTCTGGCGACGCTGTGTGTAGCCTCTGTGGCTGCCTGCTCGGATGATGATGAGGGTGAACCGGCGCCGGAGTACGATGTGATCTCCTTCGAGCCTTCGGAGCACATGGTCGATGTCAACGGCGAAGAAATTGCGCTGAAAAGCGTCACCATGAGCCTCTATGAAGGGGCTGGATACGCCGACTTCACCTTTGCCTCCATCTACTGCGGCAAGGAGTACGCTACGACGGAAAACCATGACGGCCCGCTCTTCATGACCGCCGACGGCTCGGTGGAATTCCTCTCCTACTATGCCTCCGGCTTTGACTACTGGAACGGAATTGCCCTGGCCGCCATGCCCGACATGCAGCCGGCTGCCAGTGCCCCGAAGCAGCAGTTCTCCGTATGGGCCGAAGGCGGTGCCAACAATACGCCGACCTATGCCGTCTGCTACGACTCGAATACCCCTTCGGAGGGATATCCTGCAGGGATGAGCAAATCGGGCTATCCGACCTTCACCCTTGCGCAGCCCCGGGTTGTCGATCACCTCTACATCGCCAATTCGACCTATGTCTACAATTGGTTCCAGGGCGAAGAGGGCGACTTGTTCCAGGTGAAGATCACCGGATGGAACGGTGACACCGAAGTAGGTTCGACGACCGAGACGTTGATTTCGGGTTCGACGAAGCTTGCCGGATGGCGCAAGGTGAATTTGGCCTCGTTGGGAGCCGTCGATAAACTGGTCTTCAAGGTGGCGGGTATCGATATTACGCAGGATCCCTCCTATTTCTGCATCGACGAAGTCGCGCTTGTGAAGGAGTAA